In Cryptococcus neoformans var. grubii H99 chromosome 9, complete sequence, a genomic segment contains:
- a CDS encoding anthranilate synthase/indole-3-glycerol phosphate synthase/phosphoribosylanthranilate isomerase, with product MGFTLLIDNYDSFTWNIYADLASVGGNPFVVRNDKITLKEIEGMFADGELERIVISPGPGHPRTDSGVSRDVIAWGMGKLPILGVCMGLECIVDLLGGEIAYAGEIKHGKTSLVQHDSIGVFHNLPQFLSSTRYHSLSAQIQSLPSVLQVTSTTKESGVIMGVRHRTFTVEAVQYHPESCMSEGGRGLMANFIQMKGGKWGGENAWCGVPAEGEGEQPKAKTNGAPSLPTILNKIHAQRLLDVEQAEKIPATTPANVSTSLSLYTSPPLINFRGRMVSTPHTAVMAEIKRASPSKGDIAPTASAPQQALKYALAGASVISVLTEPTWFKGSLLDMLAVRNAVDSLPNRPAILRKDFVLSKYMIDEARLYGADTVLLIVAMLEPQQLKELYDYSVSLGMEPLVEVNNPTELSLALEIGSKVIGVNNRNLHDFNVDMSTTSRVNAALNGRDVVLCALSGISSHEDVEKYVKEGVKGVLVGEALMRASDTKAFLRSLIGLPPLEVVPKPRPLVKICGIRSTNDAKLAINAGADLLGVILVPGTKRCISTSTAREISALVQSARSQSSSKPLEPSLSSPWFTSQSALLSSRRKPLLVGVFQNQSLSDILSAVDEIGLDLVQLHGDEPQAWAKFIPVPVVKVFRVSPEGIVRGGEIRRPGLNQAILLDAGGASGGGGEGKAFPWEHAKRLIQSGEVGSEGHVPLPVILAGGLTPENVGQAIEQAGEGVWCVDVSSGVEGEGGKVKEKVEAFVKAVRG from the exons ATGGGCTTTACTCTCCTTATCGACAACTACGACTCCTTCACTTGGAACATTTACGCCGATCTCGCTTCTGTCGGCGGGAACCCCTTTGTGGTCCGTAATGATAAGATTACCCTTAAGGAGATCGAG GGAATGTTCGCTGATGGAGAGCTAGAGCGAATCGTCATATCTCCAGGTCCTGGACACCCTAGGACAGATTCTGGTGTCTCTAGGGACGTGATCGCTTGGGGAATGGGCAAGTTGCCTATCTTGGGTGTGTGCATGGGTCTGGAGTGTATTGTTGACTTGCTCGGTGGAGAG ATCGCTTACGCCGGTGAAATCAAGCATGGTAAAACCTCGCTTGTCCAGCACGACTCTATCGGTGTCTTCCACAATCTCCCCCAGTTTCTCTCTTCTACTCGATACCATTCCCTTTCCGCGCAAATCCAGTCGCTTCCTTCAGTCTTGCAAGTCACTTCAACCACCAAGGAATCTGGTGTGATTATGGGTGTACGACACAGGACCTTCACCGTTGAAGCCGTGCAGTATCATCCTGAGAGTTGTATGAGTGAAGGCGGCCGAGGTTTAATGGCGAATTTCATTCAAATGAAGGGCGGCAAATGGGGCGGCGAAAATGCCTGGTGTGGTGTTCCTGCggagggcgagggggaGCAGCCCAAGGCCAAGACCAATGGCGCACCAAGCTTGCCTACTATCCTGAATAAGATTCACGCGCAGAGATTATTGGACGTTGAGCAAGCCGAAAAGATTCCTGCTACAACCCCCGCCAACGTCTCtacctctctttccctctaCACTTCTCCACCTCTAATCAATTTTAGGGGCCGTATGGTCTCTACTCCCCACACAGCCGTCATGGCTGAGATTAAGCGtgcttctccttccaagGGCGATATCGCTCCTACCGCTTCTGCTCCTCAGCAAGCACTCAAGTATGCTCTTGCCGGTGCTTCCGTCATCTCGGTACTCACAGAACCTACGTGGTTCAAGGGCAGCTTGCTTGACATGCTCGCTGTACGCAACGCTGTTGACAGTCTTCCCAACCGTCCTGCCATCTTGCGAAAGGACTTTGTTTTGTCCAAATACATGATTGATGAGGCTAGATTGTATGGTGCCGATACTGTGCTTCTCATTGTCGCCATGCTCGAGCCTCAGCAACTTAAGGAATTGTACGATTACTCTGTCTCTCTTGGCATGGAACCCCTCGTCGAGGTCAACAACCCTACCGAGCTCTCACTCGCACTTGAAATTGGATCCAAGGTCATTGGTGTGAATAACCGTAATCTACACGACTTTAACGTTGACATGTCCACCACTTCTCGAGTCAACGCTGCTCTCAACGGACGGGACGTTGTTCTCTGCGCTTTGAGCGGTATTTCGAGCCACGAGGATGTTGAGAAATATGTCAAGGAAGGTGTCAAGGGTGTGCTTGTTGGTGAGGCTTTGATGCGAGCGAGCGACACCAAGGCTTTCCTCCGGTCACTTATTGGCTTACCGCCTCTAGAAGTCGTTCCTAAGCCCAGACCGCTCGTCAAGATTTGCGGTATCCGTTCTACAAACGACGCTAAGCTTGCAATCAATGCCGGTGCCGATCTCCTCGGTGTAATCCTTGTCCCCGGTACAAAACGTTGCATATCTACTTCTACCGCCCGCGAAATTTCCGCTCTTGTCCAATCCGCCCGatctcaatcttcttccaagccATTAGaaccttctctttcctctccttggTTTACCAGCCAATCCGCCCTCCTCTCATCCCGGCGAAAACCCCTTCTAGTTGGTGTCTTCCAAAATCAGTCCCTCTCCGACATCCTGTCAGCCGTCGACGAGATTGGCCTCGACCTTGTTCAGTTACACGGTGATGAACCCCAAGCCTGGGCCAAGTTCATCCCCGTGCCTGTGGTCAAGGTGTTCCGGGTTTCACCCGAAGGAATAGTTAGAGGTGGTGAGATTAGGCGACCAGGTTTGAACCAAGCAATTTTGCTCGACGCGGGTGGTGCGTCTGGCGGTGgcggggaaggaaaagcctTCCCATGGGAACATGCCAAGCGGCTCATCCAATCTGGCGAGGTGGGATCTGAAGGTCATGTGCCTCTCCCTGTCATCCTCGCTGGTGGGTTGACGCCTGAGAATGTGGGCCAGGCCATTGAACAGGCTGGTGAAGGCGTTTGGTGTGTGGATGTCAGCAGTGGGGtcgaaggagagggagggaaggtcaaggagaaggttgaggcGTTCGTGAAGGCGGTAAGGGGTTAA
- a CDS encoding guanine nucleotide-binding protein subunit alpha, whose amino-acid sequence MGGCMSTPEAPRKAAETKQVPSTSTTSRPPQASTSATATAAGASTSPPNGTANGIKGDTTAANRTGASAGQGIVAALASTEPPGAQDSKGNKDRSNQIDRQLEDDQKKFRKECKILLLGSGESGKSTIVKQMKIIHQNGYSKDELLSFRGVIYKNVLDSAQALIMAMRKIGVDPEDANNRSYADRILEYRMDADLNAVIPSEILYNIESLWHDPVIPSVMDRSSEFYIMDSATYFFANIRKIAGPDYVPDEADVLRARTKTTGISETRFNMGQLSIHMFDVGGQRSERKKWIHCFEAVTSIIFCVALSEYDQVLLEESGQNRMQESLVLFESVINSRWFLRTSVILFLNKIDLFKQKLPKVPLVQYFPEYTGGADINKAAKYILWRFTQTNRARLSVYPHLTQATDTSNIRLVFAAVKETILQNALRDSGIL is encoded by the exons ATGGGCGGCTGTATGTCTACTCCAGAAGCCCCCAGGAAGGCAGCAGAGACCAAGCAAGTCCCTTCAACATCTACCACTTCCCGCCCACCGCAAGCCTCAACCTCAGCTACAGCCACGGCTGCGGGAGCTAGTACATCACCCCCCAATGGGACAGCAAACGGTATAAAGGGTGACACGACAGCAGCAAATAGGACAGGAGCCAGTGCGGGACAGGGGATAGTAGCTGCTTTGGCATCTACAGAACCACCAGGAGCACAGGATTCAAAAGGGAATAAAGATAGGAGTAATCAAATAGACAGGCAATTGGAAGATGACCAGAAGAAGTTTAGAAAGGAGTGTAAGATTCTACTGCTAG GATCCGGTGAATCTGGAAAATCTACAATCGTGAAACAGATGAAGATTATCCACCAAAATGGTTACTCTAAAGACGAACTGCTTTCTTTCAGAGGAGTCATCTATAAAAACGTTCTTGACTCCGCCCAGGCATTGATCATGGCTATGAGAAAGATTGGTGTGGACCCTGAGGACGCCAACAACAGA TCATATGCCGATCGTATCCTTGAATACCGCATGGATGCCGATCTCAACGCTGTAATCCCCTCAGAAATCCTGTACAACATCGAATCTCTCTGGCACGATCCTGTCATTCCCTCTGTCATGGATCGTAGCTCAGAATTCTATATTATGGACTCTGCTACTTACTTTTTCGCCAACATCAGAAAAATCGCAGGGCCGGATTATGTGCCCGATGAGGCTGATGTTCTGAGAGCGAGGACGAAGACCACTGGTATCAGTGAGACGAGGTTTAACATGGGACAATTGAGCATTCATATGTTCGATGTCGGTGGACAGAGAAgcgagagaaagaagtgGATTCATT GTTTTGAGGCGGTCACATCTATCATCTTCTGCGTTGCATTATCAGAGTACGATCAAGTGTTGCTGGAGGAATCAGGGCAG AACCGAATGCAAGAATCACTGGTTCTCTTCGAGTCTGTAATTAACTCAAGATGGTTCCTGCGAACAtccgtcatcctcttcctcaacaagATCGACTTGTTCAAGCAAAAATTACCAAAGGTCCCGCTTGTTCAGTATTTCCCTGAATACACCG GCGGAGCTGATATCAACAAGGCCGCCAAGTATATCTTGTGGAGATTCACCCAGACCAATCGAGCAAGGTTATCAGTGTATCCCCATCTCACCCAGGCGACTGATACGTCAAAC ATCCGATTGGTATTTGCAGCTGTCAAAGAAACTATCCTCCAGAACGCTTTACGTGACTCTGGTATCTTATAA